The genomic DNA TATTTGAAGGTCAATTCCTGCACCTTCGTGGACGTGGACGACGAGGGCGGCGACGTGACGGTCTACCAGGGATGGCCGACTCCGGATGAACCAACCGTCTATCAAACCTTTCGATTGACCGACTATTTGACGGACGAACTTTCACGGACCAACCGTGCCGGGGACGTCTTTGTCATGCGTCATATCGGCGACGATCAGTGCCTGCATTCGGCGGCTCATGCCGATGTAGAAGTGGGCGCCATGCTCAATGTCCCGTTTCACCGGGAGGGACGCTGGATCGCGAGTTTGGGGGTGACGAACAGCGAGCCGCGAGAATGGCGCGACGATGAAATCGAGCTCGTGCGGGACATCGCGGACCGCGTGTTTCCCCGCATCGAGCGGGCCCGCGCCGAACAAGACCTGCACATCACTGAAGAGCGCATGCGCTACCAGAAGGAAGTGTTTCAGGCGGCGATCGACGGCGCGTCGCTGGAATATTGTCTTCATCTGCTCGCCCGGCTCGTGACTCAGGAGATGGCCGGCAAGGCCCGCACCTCCTTTTACATGATCGACCCCGAAGGCCGCTGTCTGCACCCGGTATACGGCGCCGGCGACATGCCGCACTCCTACCTGAAACAAGTCGACGGGTTCCTGATCGGCGAAAGTCCTCTCGCGTGCGGGCTCGCGGATCAGACCGGCCGTCCGGTGGTGACTCTCGACGTGTTTGAAGAGCCTGCATGGAAGCCGTGGCTTCACTTGGCCGAAGCCCATGGGTTCCGTGGCTGCTGGTCCTTCCCGATCAAAACGCGCGAGAATAAAGCCGTGGGCAAATTGGTCATGTTGTTCGAGGCCGCGCGCGAAGCCGGGGCTCGCGAGCGTGCGCTCGCCGACATCGTCACACAATCCGCGGCGATCATCATCTCCAATCACCTCGAAGCGCAGGAACGAACCCGCGCCGAAGCAGCCTTGCGAGAATCGGAAGAACGTGTGCGGGCCTTCGTCGCGGCCACCTCGAACATTGTGTATGTGATGAGCGCAGACTGGAGCACGATGCACAGGTTGGTCGGGAAAGACCTGATCGCCAGTCTTGAACGGCCGCGCGGCGACTGGATGGACGCATACATTCCGCAAAGCGACCGGCTTCTCTTCCGGCAAACTATCGAGCAAGCCATCCGAACCAAGACGCTGTTCGAACTGGAGCATCGGGTCATTCGAATGGATGGCACAATCGGCCGGGTCTCTTCGCGAGCGGTTCCCATCAAGGATCAACACGGTGACATCGTCGAATGGTTTGGGACAGCCAGCGACATCAGCCACATGACACATTCGCGGCAGGCAGGGTAAATCCGTCGGGCGCAGGAGAGCGTCAAGACTGGTCTGGGCGGAGATGTTCCCGGTCGGGAGTGATGCCGGAGGACGAGCGGATGATGACGGTCGATCAGCAGTCGGTGGCGAAGGACTGGCTGTCACGCGGCTTCAGTTGTGATCTTTGGGTTGATCCGCCCGGGCAAGTATGGGAGGATTACCGCCACGCCACGGATGAATTGGTCATGCCGGTCGCAGGGCGGCTGGAATTCGAGTTCGGGGGGCGCTGCCTCTGGCCTGCGCCGGGGGAAGAGATTCTCATTCCGGCCGGTGTGTCGCATACGGTGAGAAACATCGGTGGGACCACTGCTCAATGGCTCTACGGGTACAAGCGGGTTCATACAGGCTGATGAGCTAACTCAGCAGAGGGAGAGGAGCCGATGCCGACAACGACGCAATTTGTGGTGAGTGGACAGAGCAAGCCCGGTGTGCTGGCCTCAGTGGCGGCGGTGCTGGGAG from Nitrospiraceae bacterium includes the following:
- a CDS encoding cupin domain-containing protein, which codes for MMTVDQQSVAKDWLSRGFSCDLWVDPPGQVWEDYRHATDELVMPVAGRLEFEFGGRCLWPAPGEEILIPAGVSHTVRNIGGTTAQWLYGYKRVHTG